In Oncorhynchus nerka isolate Pitt River linkage group LG26, Oner_Uvic_2.0, whole genome shotgun sequence, one DNA window encodes the following:
- the LOC115114995 gene encoding TOM1-like protein 2 isoform X4: MEFLLGNPYSTPVGQCLEKATDGGLQAEDWTLNMEICDIINETEEGPKDAIRALKKRLSGNRNYREVMLGLTVLETCVKNCGHRFHVLVANRDFIDGVLVKIISPKTNPPTIVQDKVLALIQAWADAFRSSPDLTGVVHIYEELKRKGIEFPMADLDTLSPIHTPQRGLPEVDPAVLKYKAPIQPHATATLPKPAAAPAPAPAPAPLTPILQIPHIPNVQGPITANPEQIARLRSELDIVRGNTKVMSEMLTEMVPGQEDSSDLELLQELNRTCRAMQQRVVELISRVSNEEVTEELLHVNDDLNNIFLRYERYERYRSGRAAQNNGMLSEATEDNLIDLTPGSPAVVSLRATSTPPSSIPPVTAPRAGATASPARTLIQDPTSGPSTLSTQLAGLDVGGVSVSGTLSSLSGHNPGDDFDMFAQTRTSSLADQRKNVKYEDPRALGGLASALDVRQQNATGGKGDGLDGEEGVTSEGVVSPLPLEFDKFLEDRAKVVDSLPSLPGDEPGPPLSAPSGTRKKAERTEDALFAL, from the exons AGAAGGCCACAGATGGCGGCCTGCAGGCTGAGGACTGGACCCTCAACATGGAGATCTGTGACATCATCAATGAGACGGAGGAAGG GCCTAAAGATGCCATCCGGGCGCTGAAGAAGAGACTGAGTGGGAACAGGAACTACCGGGAGGTGATGCTAGGATTGACG GTGCTGGAGACGTGTGTAAAGAACTGCGGCCACCGGTTTCATGTCCTCGTGGCTAACCGGGACTTCATTGATGGTGTCCTCGTCAAAATCATCTCCCCCAAAACCAACCCCCCCACCATCGTACAGGACAAAGTCCTGGCTCTGATCCAG GCCTGGGCGGATGCCTTCAGGAGTAGTCCTGACCTGACGGGGGTGGTCCATATTTATGAGGAGCTGAAGAGGAAAGGCATCGAGTTCCCCATGGCTGACCTGGACACTCTGTCACCCATCCACACACCACAGAGG ggtCTACCAGAGGTGGACCCAGCTGTACTAAAGTACAAAGCCCCCATCCAGCCCCACGCTACAGCCACCCTCCCCAAGCCTGCAGCCGCCCCGGCTCCGGCCCCGGCCCCCGCCCCCCTCACCCCCATCCTACAGATACCACACATCCCCAACGTACAGGGCCCCATCACCGCCAACCCTgaacag ATCGCCCGGCTGCGCAGTGAACTGGACATAGTGAGGGGAAACACCAAAGTGATGTCAGAGATGCTGACTGAGATGGTGCCTGGACAGGAGGACTCCTCGGACCTGGAACTCCTTCAG gagctgaACAGGACGTGCAGGGCCATGCAGCAGCGCGTGGTGGAGCTGATCTCCCGGGTCTCCAACGAGGAGGTGACAGAGGAGCTGCTGCACGTCAACGACGACCTCAACAACATCTTCCTACGATAcgagag GTATGAGAGGTACCGGTCGGGTAGAGCGGCTCAGAATAACGGG ATGCTGAGTGAAGCCACAGAGGACAACCTGATAGACCTAACGCCAGGCTCGCCCGCTGTGGTCAGCCTCCGAGCCACCTCCACACCCCCGTCCAGCATCCCCCCTGTGACCGCCCCTAGGGCTGGGGCTACAGCCTCCCCTGCCCGGACCCTGATCCAAGACCCTACCTCTGGTCCCTCAACTCTGTCCACTCAGCTCGCCGGCCTGG atgtgGGTGGGGTTAGTGTCAGTGgtaccctgtcctctctgtcggGCCACAACCCTGGAGACGACTTTGACATGTTTGCTCAGACCAGGACCAGCTCTCTGGCAGATCAACGCAAAAA tgtgaaGTACGAGGACCCTCGAGCCCTGGGTGGGCTTGCCTCAGCGCTGGACGTCAGACAACAGAACGCCACTGGAGGG AAAGGCGATGGTTTAGATGGTGAGGAAGGGGTGACGAGTGAAG GGgttgtctctcctcttcctctagagtTTGATAAGTTTCTGGAGGATCGAGCGAAGGTGGTCGATTCCTTACCATCGCTCCCTGGTGATGAGCCTGGTCCCCCTCTCAGCGCCCCCAGCGGCACCCGCAAGAAGGCTGAACGGACGGAGGATGCCCTCTTTGCCTTGTAG
- the LOC115114995 gene encoding TOM1-like protein 2 isoform X2 has product MEFLLGNPYSTPVGQCLEKATDGGLQAEDWTLNMEICDIINETEEGPKDAIRALKKRLSGNRNYREVMLGLTVLETCVKNCGHRFHVLVANRDFIDGVLVKIISPKTNPPTIVQDKVLALIQAWADAFRSSPDLTGVVHIYEELKRKGIEFPMADLDTLSPIHTPQRGLPEVDPAVLKYKAPIQPHATATLPKPAAAPAPAPAPAPLTPILQIPHIPNVQGPITANPEQIARLRSELDIVRGNTKVMSEMLTEMVPGQEDSSDLELLQELNRTCRAMQQRVVELISRVSNEEVTEELLHVNDDLNNIFLRYERYERYRSGRAAQNNGMLSEATEDNLIDLTPGSPAVVSLRATSTPPSSIPPVTAPRAGATASPARTLIQDPTSGPSTLSTQLAGLDVGGVSVSGTLSSLSGHNPGDDFDMFAQTRTSSLADQRKNVKYEDPRALGGLASALDVRQQNATGGLRVIGDDNPELELPIDSWLITQGMIPVSQSSVMDDIEEWLCADVKGDGLDGEEGVTSEEFDKFLEDRAKVVDSLPSLPGDEPGPPLSAPSGTRKKAERTEDALFAL; this is encoded by the exons AGAAGGCCACAGATGGCGGCCTGCAGGCTGAGGACTGGACCCTCAACATGGAGATCTGTGACATCATCAATGAGACGGAGGAAGG GCCTAAAGATGCCATCCGGGCGCTGAAGAAGAGACTGAGTGGGAACAGGAACTACCGGGAGGTGATGCTAGGATTGACG GTGCTGGAGACGTGTGTAAAGAACTGCGGCCACCGGTTTCATGTCCTCGTGGCTAACCGGGACTTCATTGATGGTGTCCTCGTCAAAATCATCTCCCCCAAAACCAACCCCCCCACCATCGTACAGGACAAAGTCCTGGCTCTGATCCAG GCCTGGGCGGATGCCTTCAGGAGTAGTCCTGACCTGACGGGGGTGGTCCATATTTATGAGGAGCTGAAGAGGAAAGGCATCGAGTTCCCCATGGCTGACCTGGACACTCTGTCACCCATCCACACACCACAGAGG ggtCTACCAGAGGTGGACCCAGCTGTACTAAAGTACAAAGCCCCCATCCAGCCCCACGCTACAGCCACCCTCCCCAAGCCTGCAGCCGCCCCGGCTCCGGCCCCGGCCCCCGCCCCCCTCACCCCCATCCTACAGATACCACACATCCCCAACGTACAGGGCCCCATCACCGCCAACCCTgaacag ATCGCCCGGCTGCGCAGTGAACTGGACATAGTGAGGGGAAACACCAAAGTGATGTCAGAGATGCTGACTGAGATGGTGCCTGGACAGGAGGACTCCTCGGACCTGGAACTCCTTCAG gagctgaACAGGACGTGCAGGGCCATGCAGCAGCGCGTGGTGGAGCTGATCTCCCGGGTCTCCAACGAGGAGGTGACAGAGGAGCTGCTGCACGTCAACGACGACCTCAACAACATCTTCCTACGATAcgagag GTATGAGAGGTACCGGTCGGGTAGAGCGGCTCAGAATAACGGG ATGCTGAGTGAAGCCACAGAGGACAACCTGATAGACCTAACGCCAGGCTCGCCCGCTGTGGTCAGCCTCCGAGCCACCTCCACACCCCCGTCCAGCATCCCCCCTGTGACCGCCCCTAGGGCTGGGGCTACAGCCTCCCCTGCCCGGACCCTGATCCAAGACCCTACCTCTGGTCCCTCAACTCTGTCCACTCAGCTCGCCGGCCTGG atgtgGGTGGGGTTAGTGTCAGTGgtaccctgtcctctctgtcggGCCACAACCCTGGAGACGACTTTGACATGTTTGCTCAGACCAGGACCAGCTCTCTGGCAGATCAACGCAAAAA tgtgaaGTACGAGGACCCTCGAGCCCTGGGTGGGCTTGCCTCAGCGCTGGACGTCAGACAACAGAACGCCACTGGAGGG CTGAGGGTCATAGGGGATGATAACCCAGAGTTGGAGCTGCCCATAGACAGCTGGCTTATTACCCAAGGAATG ATCCCCGTATCGCAGTCCTCTGTCATGGATGACATAGAGGAGTGGCTCTGTGCTGATGTG AAAGGCGATGGTTTAGATGGTGAGGAAGGGGTGACGAGTGAAG agtTTGATAAGTTTCTGGAGGATCGAGCGAAGGTGGTCGATTCCTTACCATCGCTCCCTGGTGATGAGCCTGGTCCCCCTCTCAGCGCCCCCAGCGGCACCCGCAAGAAGGCTGAACGGACGGAGGATGCCCTCTTTGCCTTGTAG
- the LOC115114995 gene encoding TOM1-like protein 2 isoform X1, producing MEFLLGNPYSTPVGQCLEKATDGGLQAEDWTLNMEICDIINETEEGPKDAIRALKKRLSGNRNYREVMLGLTVLETCVKNCGHRFHVLVANRDFIDGVLVKIISPKTNPPTIVQDKVLALIQAWADAFRSSPDLTGVVHIYEELKRKGIEFPMADLDTLSPIHTPQRGLPEVDPAVLKYKAPIQPHATATLPKPAAAPAPAPAPAPLTPILQIPHIPNVQGPITANPEQIARLRSELDIVRGNTKVMSEMLTEMVPGQEDSSDLELLQELNRTCRAMQQRVVELISRVSNEEVTEELLHVNDDLNNIFLRYERYERYRSGRAAQNNGMLSEATEDNLIDLTPGSPAVVSLRATSTPPSSIPPVTAPRAGATASPARTLIQDPTSGPSTLSTQLAGLDVGGVSVSGTLSSLSGHNPGDDFDMFAQTRTSSLADQRKNVKYEDPRALGGLASALDVRQQNATGGLRVIGDDNPELELPIDSWLITQGMIPVSQSSVMDDIEEWLCADVKGDGLDGEEGVTSEGVVSPLPLEFDKFLEDRAKVVDSLPSLPGDEPGPPLSAPSGTRKKAERTEDALFAL from the exons AGAAGGCCACAGATGGCGGCCTGCAGGCTGAGGACTGGACCCTCAACATGGAGATCTGTGACATCATCAATGAGACGGAGGAAGG GCCTAAAGATGCCATCCGGGCGCTGAAGAAGAGACTGAGTGGGAACAGGAACTACCGGGAGGTGATGCTAGGATTGACG GTGCTGGAGACGTGTGTAAAGAACTGCGGCCACCGGTTTCATGTCCTCGTGGCTAACCGGGACTTCATTGATGGTGTCCTCGTCAAAATCATCTCCCCCAAAACCAACCCCCCCACCATCGTACAGGACAAAGTCCTGGCTCTGATCCAG GCCTGGGCGGATGCCTTCAGGAGTAGTCCTGACCTGACGGGGGTGGTCCATATTTATGAGGAGCTGAAGAGGAAAGGCATCGAGTTCCCCATGGCTGACCTGGACACTCTGTCACCCATCCACACACCACAGAGG ggtCTACCAGAGGTGGACCCAGCTGTACTAAAGTACAAAGCCCCCATCCAGCCCCACGCTACAGCCACCCTCCCCAAGCCTGCAGCCGCCCCGGCTCCGGCCCCGGCCCCCGCCCCCCTCACCCCCATCCTACAGATACCACACATCCCCAACGTACAGGGCCCCATCACCGCCAACCCTgaacag ATCGCCCGGCTGCGCAGTGAACTGGACATAGTGAGGGGAAACACCAAAGTGATGTCAGAGATGCTGACTGAGATGGTGCCTGGACAGGAGGACTCCTCGGACCTGGAACTCCTTCAG gagctgaACAGGACGTGCAGGGCCATGCAGCAGCGCGTGGTGGAGCTGATCTCCCGGGTCTCCAACGAGGAGGTGACAGAGGAGCTGCTGCACGTCAACGACGACCTCAACAACATCTTCCTACGATAcgagag GTATGAGAGGTACCGGTCGGGTAGAGCGGCTCAGAATAACGGG ATGCTGAGTGAAGCCACAGAGGACAACCTGATAGACCTAACGCCAGGCTCGCCCGCTGTGGTCAGCCTCCGAGCCACCTCCACACCCCCGTCCAGCATCCCCCCTGTGACCGCCCCTAGGGCTGGGGCTACAGCCTCCCCTGCCCGGACCCTGATCCAAGACCCTACCTCTGGTCCCTCAACTCTGTCCACTCAGCTCGCCGGCCTGG atgtgGGTGGGGTTAGTGTCAGTGgtaccctgtcctctctgtcggGCCACAACCCTGGAGACGACTTTGACATGTTTGCTCAGACCAGGACCAGCTCTCTGGCAGATCAACGCAAAAA tgtgaaGTACGAGGACCCTCGAGCCCTGGGTGGGCTTGCCTCAGCGCTGGACGTCAGACAACAGAACGCCACTGGAGGG CTGAGGGTCATAGGGGATGATAACCCAGAGTTGGAGCTGCCCATAGACAGCTGGCTTATTACCCAAGGAATG ATCCCCGTATCGCAGTCCTCTGTCATGGATGACATAGAGGAGTGGCTCTGTGCTGATGTG AAAGGCGATGGTTTAGATGGTGAGGAAGGGGTGACGAGTGAAG GGgttgtctctcctcttcctctagagtTTGATAAGTTTCTGGAGGATCGAGCGAAGGTGGTCGATTCCTTACCATCGCTCCCTGGTGATGAGCCTGGTCCCCCTCTCAGCGCCCCCAGCGGCACCCGCAAGAAGGCTGAACGGACGGAGGATGCCCTCTTTGCCTTGTAG
- the LOC115114995 gene encoding TOM1-like protein 2 isoform X5: MEFLLGNPYSTPVGQCLEKATDGGLQAEDWTLNMEICDIINETEEGPKDAIRALKKRLSGNRNYREVMLGLTVLETCVKNCGHRFHVLVANRDFIDGVLVKIISPKTNPPTIVQDKVLALIQAWADAFRSSPDLTGVVHIYEELKRKGIEFPMADLDTLSPIHTPQRGLPEVDPAVLKYKAPIQPHATATLPKPAAAPAPAPAPAPLTPILQIPHIPNVQGPITANPEQIARLRSELDIVRGNTKVMSEMLTEMVPGQEDSSDLELLQELNRTCRAMQQRVVELISRVSNEEVTEELLHVNDDLNNIFLRYERYERYRSGRAAQNNGMLSEATEDNLIDLTPGSPAVVSLRATSTPPSSIPPVTAPRAGATASPARTLIQDPTSGPSTLSTQLAGLDVGGVSVSGTLSSLSGHNPGDDFDMFAQTRTSSLADQRKNVKYEDPRALGGLASALDVRQQNATGGKGDGLDGEEGVTSEEFDKFLEDRAKVVDSLPSLPGDEPGPPLSAPSGTRKKAERTEDALFAL, from the exons AGAAGGCCACAGATGGCGGCCTGCAGGCTGAGGACTGGACCCTCAACATGGAGATCTGTGACATCATCAATGAGACGGAGGAAGG GCCTAAAGATGCCATCCGGGCGCTGAAGAAGAGACTGAGTGGGAACAGGAACTACCGGGAGGTGATGCTAGGATTGACG GTGCTGGAGACGTGTGTAAAGAACTGCGGCCACCGGTTTCATGTCCTCGTGGCTAACCGGGACTTCATTGATGGTGTCCTCGTCAAAATCATCTCCCCCAAAACCAACCCCCCCACCATCGTACAGGACAAAGTCCTGGCTCTGATCCAG GCCTGGGCGGATGCCTTCAGGAGTAGTCCTGACCTGACGGGGGTGGTCCATATTTATGAGGAGCTGAAGAGGAAAGGCATCGAGTTCCCCATGGCTGACCTGGACACTCTGTCACCCATCCACACACCACAGAGG ggtCTACCAGAGGTGGACCCAGCTGTACTAAAGTACAAAGCCCCCATCCAGCCCCACGCTACAGCCACCCTCCCCAAGCCTGCAGCCGCCCCGGCTCCGGCCCCGGCCCCCGCCCCCCTCACCCCCATCCTACAGATACCACACATCCCCAACGTACAGGGCCCCATCACCGCCAACCCTgaacag ATCGCCCGGCTGCGCAGTGAACTGGACATAGTGAGGGGAAACACCAAAGTGATGTCAGAGATGCTGACTGAGATGGTGCCTGGACAGGAGGACTCCTCGGACCTGGAACTCCTTCAG gagctgaACAGGACGTGCAGGGCCATGCAGCAGCGCGTGGTGGAGCTGATCTCCCGGGTCTCCAACGAGGAGGTGACAGAGGAGCTGCTGCACGTCAACGACGACCTCAACAACATCTTCCTACGATAcgagag GTATGAGAGGTACCGGTCGGGTAGAGCGGCTCAGAATAACGGG ATGCTGAGTGAAGCCACAGAGGACAACCTGATAGACCTAACGCCAGGCTCGCCCGCTGTGGTCAGCCTCCGAGCCACCTCCACACCCCCGTCCAGCATCCCCCCTGTGACCGCCCCTAGGGCTGGGGCTACAGCCTCCCCTGCCCGGACCCTGATCCAAGACCCTACCTCTGGTCCCTCAACTCTGTCCACTCAGCTCGCCGGCCTGG atgtgGGTGGGGTTAGTGTCAGTGgtaccctgtcctctctgtcggGCCACAACCCTGGAGACGACTTTGACATGTTTGCTCAGACCAGGACCAGCTCTCTGGCAGATCAACGCAAAAA tgtgaaGTACGAGGACCCTCGAGCCCTGGGTGGGCTTGCCTCAGCGCTGGACGTCAGACAACAGAACGCCACTGGAGGG AAAGGCGATGGTTTAGATGGTGAGGAAGGGGTGACGAGTGAAG agtTTGATAAGTTTCTGGAGGATCGAGCGAAGGTGGTCGATTCCTTACCATCGCTCCCTGGTGATGAGCCTGGTCCCCCTCTCAGCGCCCCCAGCGGCACCCGCAAGAAGGCTGAACGGACGGAGGATGCCCTCTTTGCCTTGTAG
- the LOC115114995 gene encoding TOM1-like protein 2 isoform X3 has product MEICDIINETEEGPKDAIRALKKRLSGNRNYREVMLGLTVLETCVKNCGHRFHVLVANRDFIDGVLVKIISPKTNPPTIVQDKVLALIQAWADAFRSSPDLTGVVHIYEELKRKGIEFPMADLDTLSPIHTPQRGLPEVDPAVLKYKAPIQPHATATLPKPAAAPAPAPAPAPLTPILQIPHIPNVQGPITANPEQIARLRSELDIVRGNTKVMSEMLTEMVPGQEDSSDLELLQELNRTCRAMQQRVVELISRVSNEEVTEELLHVNDDLNNIFLRYERYERYRSGRAAQNNGMLSEATEDNLIDLTPGSPAVVSLRATSTPPSSIPPVTAPRAGATASPARTLIQDPTSGPSTLSTQLAGLDVGGVSVSGTLSSLSGHNPGDDFDMFAQTRTSSLADQRKNVKYEDPRALGGLASALDVRQQNATGGLRVIGDDNPELELPIDSWLITQGMIPVSQSSVMDDIEEWLCADVKGDGLDGEEGVTSEGVVSPLPLEFDKFLEDRAKVVDSLPSLPGDEPGPPLSAPSGTRKKAERTEDALFAL; this is encoded by the exons ATGGAGATCTGTGACATCATCAATGAGACGGAGGAAGG GCCTAAAGATGCCATCCGGGCGCTGAAGAAGAGACTGAGTGGGAACAGGAACTACCGGGAGGTGATGCTAGGATTGACG GTGCTGGAGACGTGTGTAAAGAACTGCGGCCACCGGTTTCATGTCCTCGTGGCTAACCGGGACTTCATTGATGGTGTCCTCGTCAAAATCATCTCCCCCAAAACCAACCCCCCCACCATCGTACAGGACAAAGTCCTGGCTCTGATCCAG GCCTGGGCGGATGCCTTCAGGAGTAGTCCTGACCTGACGGGGGTGGTCCATATTTATGAGGAGCTGAAGAGGAAAGGCATCGAGTTCCCCATGGCTGACCTGGACACTCTGTCACCCATCCACACACCACAGAGG ggtCTACCAGAGGTGGACCCAGCTGTACTAAAGTACAAAGCCCCCATCCAGCCCCACGCTACAGCCACCCTCCCCAAGCCTGCAGCCGCCCCGGCTCCGGCCCCGGCCCCCGCCCCCCTCACCCCCATCCTACAGATACCACACATCCCCAACGTACAGGGCCCCATCACCGCCAACCCTgaacag ATCGCCCGGCTGCGCAGTGAACTGGACATAGTGAGGGGAAACACCAAAGTGATGTCAGAGATGCTGACTGAGATGGTGCCTGGACAGGAGGACTCCTCGGACCTGGAACTCCTTCAG gagctgaACAGGACGTGCAGGGCCATGCAGCAGCGCGTGGTGGAGCTGATCTCCCGGGTCTCCAACGAGGAGGTGACAGAGGAGCTGCTGCACGTCAACGACGACCTCAACAACATCTTCCTACGATAcgagag GTATGAGAGGTACCGGTCGGGTAGAGCGGCTCAGAATAACGGG ATGCTGAGTGAAGCCACAGAGGACAACCTGATAGACCTAACGCCAGGCTCGCCCGCTGTGGTCAGCCTCCGAGCCACCTCCACACCCCCGTCCAGCATCCCCCCTGTGACCGCCCCTAGGGCTGGGGCTACAGCCTCCCCTGCCCGGACCCTGATCCAAGACCCTACCTCTGGTCCCTCAACTCTGTCCACTCAGCTCGCCGGCCTGG atgtgGGTGGGGTTAGTGTCAGTGgtaccctgtcctctctgtcggGCCACAACCCTGGAGACGACTTTGACATGTTTGCTCAGACCAGGACCAGCTCTCTGGCAGATCAACGCAAAAA tgtgaaGTACGAGGACCCTCGAGCCCTGGGTGGGCTTGCCTCAGCGCTGGACGTCAGACAACAGAACGCCACTGGAGGG CTGAGGGTCATAGGGGATGATAACCCAGAGTTGGAGCTGCCCATAGACAGCTGGCTTATTACCCAAGGAATG ATCCCCGTATCGCAGTCCTCTGTCATGGATGACATAGAGGAGTGGCTCTGTGCTGATGTG AAAGGCGATGGTTTAGATGGTGAGGAAGGGGTGACGAGTGAAG GGgttgtctctcctcttcctctagagtTTGATAAGTTTCTGGAGGATCGAGCGAAGGTGGTCGATTCCTTACCATCGCTCCCTGGTGATGAGCCTGGTCCCCCTCTCAGCGCCCCCAGCGGCACCCGCAAGAAGGCTGAACGGACGGAGGATGCCCTCTTTGCCTTGTAG